The following proteins are encoded in a genomic region of Streptomyces lunaelactis:
- a CDS encoding LLM class flavin-dependent oxidoreductase, with translation MTALGAVFRPQLPPERLRDVVRAAEDAGLEELWLWEDCFFESGIAAAAAALAWTERLRVGVGLLPVPLRNVALTAMEAATLHRLFPDRVGLAVGHGVQDWMGQVGARVESPVTLLREYLAAMRALLRGERVTADGRYVKLAEVALDWPPATAPAVFAGAIGPRSLRLAGEAADGTMLVAGTSPDGVRKARRLIDEGRTAAGRTGHHQVVVYLHTATGPGADARLRAEMEVSDEDDIAELGVAGDAAAVAKAVQRLADAGADTVVLQPTGDEPDPEGFVRFVAREVRQLVP, from the coding sequence ATGACTGCTCTCGGCGCGGTGTTCCGGCCCCAGCTACCCCCCGAACGGCTCCGTGACGTGGTGCGCGCCGCGGAGGATGCAGGACTGGAAGAACTGTGGCTCTGGGAAGACTGCTTCTTCGAGAGCGGGATCGCCGCGGCCGCCGCGGCGCTCGCCTGGACCGAGCGGTTGCGGGTCGGGGTCGGGCTCTTGCCGGTCCCCTTGCGGAATGTCGCGTTGACCGCGATGGAAGCTGCGACGCTGCACCGGCTGTTCCCGGACCGCGTCGGCCTGGCCGTCGGGCACGGTGTCCAGGACTGGATGGGGCAGGTCGGCGCGCGCGTCGAATCGCCGGTGACGCTGCTGCGTGAGTACCTCGCGGCGATGCGCGCGCTGTTGCGCGGTGAGCGGGTCACTGCGGACGGCCGCTATGTGAAGCTCGCCGAGGTCGCCCTCGACTGGCCGCCGGCGACGGCGCCCGCGGTGTTCGCCGGGGCGATCGGGCCGCGTTCGCTGCGACTGGCCGGTGAGGCCGCGGACGGGACCATGCTCGTCGCCGGTACCTCGCCCGATGGCGTACGCAAGGCACGGCGGCTCATCGACGAGGGACGTACGGCGGCCGGGCGCACCGGCCACCACCAGGTCGTCGTCTATCTCCATACGGCGACCGGACCCGGCGCCGACGCGCGGCTCAGGGCCGAGATGGAGGTCTCTGACGAGGACGACATCGCCGAGCTCGGGGTCGCCGGGGACGCGGCGGCGGTGGCGAAGGCGGTTCAGCGGCTGGCGGACGCCGGTGCGGACACGGTCGTCCTTCAGCCCACCGGTGACGAACCGGATCCCGAAGGGTTCGTACGATTCGTGGCCCGGGAAGTCCGTCAGCTCGTCCCCTGA
- a CDS encoding cellulase family glycosylhydrolase, translating into MRPARFWLRSLGGVGTLGAALLLGLTAAPTAPAAPAASRAPAAAVTHEAERAAVSQGLVESNHAGYTGTGFVNYNNITGSYVEWTVDAAQAGSASLTLRYANGTTANRAMDITVNGTVAAAKRAFPGTGAWTTWTTTTLTADLKAGANTIRATATTANGGPNVDHLAIDAGGPPPGGTTPVEINGQLKVCGTKLCNQAGKPVQLRGMSTHGLQWYSQCVTSGSLDALATDWNADVLRISMYIQEGGYETDPRKFTDLVHSIIEQATARGMYAIVDWHMLSPGDPNVNLARARTFFTEVAQRHANKKNLLYEIANEPSGVSWSKIKSYAEQLIPVIRQNDPDTPVLVGTRAWSSLGVSEDSDETEIVNNPVNASNIMYTFHFYAASHGTEYLNTLSRAADRLPMFVTEFGTQTASGDGGNNFAQAQKYIDLMASKKISWSNWNYSDDERSGAVFKGGTCDNNGPWTGTGPLKPAGVWVRDRTRTADDFPTG; encoded by the coding sequence ATGAGACCGGCAAGGTTCTGGTTACGCTCACTCGGCGGCGTCGGCACGCTCGGCGCCGCCCTGCTCCTCGGCCTCACCGCGGCCCCCACGGCCCCGGCCGCCCCGGCGGCTTCCCGAGCCCCGGCAGCCGCCGTCACCCACGAGGCCGAGAGAGCGGCCGTCTCGCAAGGCCTCGTGGAGTCCAACCATGCCGGCTACACCGGCACCGGCTTCGTCAACTACAACAACATCACCGGCAGTTACGTCGAGTGGACGGTCGACGCCGCCCAGGCCGGCAGCGCCTCGCTGACCCTCCGCTACGCCAACGGAACCACCGCCAACCGCGCGATGGACATCACCGTCAACGGCACCGTCGCCGCGGCCAAGCGAGCCTTCCCCGGCACCGGCGCCTGGACCACCTGGACCACGACGACCCTCACCGCCGACCTCAAGGCCGGAGCCAACACCATCCGCGCCACCGCGACCACCGCCAACGGCGGGCCCAACGTGGACCATCTCGCGATCGACGCGGGCGGCCCCCCGCCCGGCGGTACGACCCCCGTCGAGATCAACGGACAGCTCAAGGTCTGCGGCACCAAACTCTGCAACCAGGCCGGCAAGCCCGTCCAGCTGCGCGGCATGAGCACCCACGGTCTGCAGTGGTACAGCCAGTGTGTGACCTCCGGCTCGCTCGACGCCCTGGCCACCGACTGGAACGCGGACGTCCTGCGCATCTCCATGTACATCCAGGAGGGCGGTTACGAGACCGACCCGCGCAAGTTCACCGACCTGGTCCACTCGATCATCGAGCAGGCCACCGCGCGCGGTATGTACGCGATCGTCGACTGGCACATGCTCAGTCCCGGCGACCCGAACGTCAACCTCGCCCGCGCCAGGACCTTCTTCACCGAGGTGGCCCAGCGCCACGCCAACAAGAAGAACCTGCTGTACGAGATCGCCAATGAGCCCAGCGGCGTGAGCTGGTCGAAGATCAAGAGCTACGCCGAGCAGCTCATCCCGGTCATCCGGCAGAACGACCCGGACACGCCGGTCCTCGTCGGCACCCGCGCCTGGTCCTCCCTCGGCGTCTCCGAGGACTCGGACGAGACCGAGATCGTGAACAACCCGGTCAACGCGTCCAACATCATGTACACATTCCACTTCTACGCCGCCTCGCACGGCACCGAGTACCTCAACACCCTCTCGCGTGCCGCCGACAGACTCCCCATGTTCGTCACGGAGTTCGGCACCCAGACCGCCTCCGGCGACGGCGGCAACAACTTCGCCCAGGCACAGAAGTACATCGACCTCATGGCGAGCAAGAAGATCAGCTGGTCCAACTGGAACTACTCCGACGACGAACGCTCCGGCGCCGTCTTCAAGGGCGGCACCTGCGACAACAACGGTCCCTGGACCGGCACCGGGCCGCTCAAGCCCGCCGGCGTCTGGGTCCGTGACCGGACCAGGACCGCGGACGACTTCCCGACGGGCTGA
- a CDS encoding NAD(P)/FAD-dependent oxidoreductase, which translates to MVIVTRKSGEVYDVVVVGGGTAGLSAALILGRSRRSVLVVDAGEPRNAPAAHMHGYLSRDGMSPAEFLAVGRREVAAYGVELWDDRVTGAERDGAGDGAGEFSVTLASGRAVRARRLVVTTGLVDEIPGIRGVAERWGQDVLHCPYCHGWEVRDRAFGVIASPVKGAYQALLVSQWSDDVTLFLHTADTLTDEEWRLLAAAGVSVVTGEVASLVVEEDSLTGVRMASGRVFPCEALFVGPRFSPNDGLLGALGAEMRDTPFGPFVTVDETGRTTVPGVWAAGNAVGPGEQVVNAASAGYRAGVTINNEMVFSDLEEKAAVRAAGVFSAEQERAVAERVLGDRAHGLPI; encoded by the coding sequence GTGGTCATCGTGACCCGCAAGAGCGGTGAGGTGTACGACGTGGTGGTGGTCGGCGGCGGGACGGCGGGGCTGAGCGCCGCGCTGATCCTGGGCCGGTCCCGGCGCAGCGTGCTGGTGGTCGACGCGGGCGAGCCCCGCAACGCCCCGGCCGCCCATATGCACGGCTATCTGTCACGGGACGGGATGAGCCCGGCGGAGTTCCTGGCGGTCGGGCGGCGCGAAGTGGCGGCGTACGGCGTGGAGTTGTGGGACGACCGGGTGACGGGGGCGGAACGGGACGGGGCGGGTGACGGGGCGGGCGAGTTCTCCGTGACGCTCGCGAGCGGCCGCGCCGTACGCGCGCGCCGGCTGGTCGTCACCACCGGACTCGTGGACGAGATCCCCGGGATCCGGGGCGTCGCCGAGCGGTGGGGCCAGGACGTGCTGCACTGCCCGTACTGCCACGGGTGGGAGGTCCGCGACCGCGCCTTCGGGGTGATCGCATCGCCGGTCAAGGGCGCCTACCAGGCACTCCTCGTCTCACAGTGGTCCGACGACGTCACGCTGTTCCTGCACACCGCGGACACGCTCACCGACGAGGAATGGCGGCTGCTCGCGGCGGCCGGAGTGTCCGTTGTGACCGGGGAGGTGGCCTCGCTCGTCGTCGAGGAGGACAGCCTGACCGGGGTACGGATGGCGAGCGGCCGGGTCTTCCCGTGCGAGGCGCTCTTCGTCGGCCCGCGGTTCAGCCCGAACGACGGGCTGCTCGGCGCGCTGGGGGCGGAGATGAGGGACACGCCGTTCGGGCCGTTCGTCACGGTGGACGAGACAGGGCGGACGACCGTGCCGGGCGTTTGGGCGGCCGGGAACGCGGTGGGACCCGGCGAGCAGGTGGTGAATGCGGCGAGCGCGGGATACCGGGCGGGCGTGACGATCAACAACGAGATGGTCTTCTCGGATCTGGAAGAGAAGGCCGCGGTCAGGGCGGCCGGGGTGTTCTCGGCGGAGCAGGAACGCGCGGTCGCCGAGCGTGTGCTCGGCGACCGCGCGCACGGCCTGCCCATCTGA
- a CDS encoding serine hydrolase — protein sequence MSRIRRLLPSVMAVLALTSTVSCQVTGKEAVAAEDSGKPPLASAFSRAVPSPSPSSPSAAPSPMDTGDTVVKALEALPDGSGSYTIAVEDLDGQDSVVYGADAGGYDTASIVKVDILAALLLQAQDRGTSLTAEHKRLASVMIRSSDNAAADALWQTIGGAQGLDAANERLGLTATVAGGSGHWGLTQTTATDQLVLLEAVFGGESLLTSRSRDYVQSLMTDVVAGQRWGISAAAGAESAVALKNGWLPRTATGLWDVNSIGRITYEGHTLLVAVLSDGQSSQQAGINLVEQVATTAVKALVNTP from the coding sequence ATGTCCAGAATTCGCCGCCTGCTGCCATCGGTCATGGCCGTACTCGCCCTCACCAGCACTGTCTCGTGCCAGGTCACGGGCAAGGAAGCCGTCGCGGCCGAGGACTCCGGCAAGCCGCCTCTCGCCTCGGCTTTCAGCCGGGCCGTGCCCTCACCGTCCCCGTCGTCGCCGTCTGCCGCGCCCTCGCCGATGGACACCGGCGACACAGTGGTCAAGGCCTTGGAGGCGTTGCCCGACGGCTCCGGCAGCTACACGATCGCCGTCGAGGATCTCGACGGCCAGGACTCCGTCGTATACGGCGCGGACGCGGGTGGCTATGACACCGCGAGCATCGTCAAGGTCGACATCCTTGCCGCCCTCCTGCTTCAGGCCCAGGATCGCGGAACGTCGCTCACCGCAGAGCACAAGCGGCTGGCCTCCGTGATGATCCGCAGCAGTGACAACGCGGCGGCGGACGCGCTCTGGCAGACCATCGGGGGCGCCCAGGGCCTCGACGCCGCGAACGAACGCCTCGGCCTGACGGCGACCGTCGCGGGTGGGAGCGGGCACTGGGGCCTGACCCAGACCACGGCCACCGACCAACTGGTCCTCCTGGAAGCAGTCTTCGGCGGCGAGTCACTGCTCACCTCCCGCTCGCGCGACTATGTGCAATCGCTGATGACGGATGTCGTGGCGGGCCAGCGGTGGGGCATATCCGCCGCTGCGGGGGCCGAGAGCGCCGTGGCGCTGAAGAACGGCTGGCTGCCGCGCACGGCGACGGGACTGTGGGACGTCAACAGCATCGGGCGTATCACGTACGAAGGCCACACCCTGCTCGTCGCGGTCCTGTCCGACGGGCAGTCGTCGCAGCAGGCCGGCATCAACCTGGTGGAGCAGGTCGCGACGACGGCGGTGAAGGCCCTCGTCAACACCCCGTAG
- a CDS encoding SixA phosphatase family protein has protein sequence MSPLRRLVVLRHAKSAWPEGVADHARPLGPRGLRDAPAVGRWLATADCLPDLVLCSTARRARQTWELAAAELGSIPPVRFERRVYAADEQQLIDAVHEVPVEMETLLLIGHNPGLQDLILLLAGETLGDALQRTRTKFPTSAVAVLTWRGTWSALAPGTALLTDLAVPRGHKK, from the coding sequence ATGAGCCCGCTGCGGCGGCTGGTCGTCCTGCGGCACGCCAAGTCTGCCTGGCCCGAGGGCGTCGCCGACCACGCCCGCCCCCTCGGTCCGCGCGGCCTGCGTGATGCCCCCGCCGTCGGCCGCTGGCTGGCGACGGCCGACTGCCTGCCCGATCTCGTCCTCTGCTCCACCGCCCGCCGCGCTCGCCAGACCTGGGAGCTGGCCGCCGCGGAACTGGGCAGCATCCCACCGGTCCGGTTCGAGCGGCGCGTCTACGCCGCGGACGAGCAGCAACTGATCGACGCCGTACATGAAGTGCCCGTCGAGATGGAGACGTTGCTGCTGATCGGACACAACCCGGGTCTGCAGGATCTGATCCTGCTGCTCGCCGGCGAGACGCTCGGCGACGCTCTGCAGCGCACACGGACCAAGTTCCCGACCTCTGCCGTCGCCGTTCTGACGTGGCGCGGTACATGGTCCGCCCTCGCACCGGGCACCGCCTTGCTGACCGACCTGGCCGTCCCGCGCGGACACAAGAAGTGA
- a CDS encoding lysyl oxidase family protein yields the protein MTRHHRNRLWRSALAASAAFTVIAGVAGAAPVEGKAESSPKLRLIAASNAVTLDRWEGEGESGVYLDLGTYVTAEGGPLEFNVTRKSYKDPVVAKQIIREGKKTRTRTLPAGLVKDFSGLSGFIQITLTDASGKRVVNRTETFCPNNASGRVRPDAPAKSKYPESCPTNPFTLGSVWGVENGWASNTYAGYYSNPVDVPAGEYTAKVSVTKRYRDLFNLPNEPKTLKVSVREREPEGEGARASAHGSHGSMASGHSGHGAGAPGQATGHAYHEGRGADAPAPPALPYALKAGRTAHLGDGPGHTDGSRIAPALKPNAKRPAGRASVPNVPKPDLRSLPAWDIGISDGEDGDVPGKDYMVFSANVWNAGPAPLVVDGFRSPGKDLMDAYQYFYDAKGKQVGYSPTGTMEWDPRVGHEHWHFTDFASYRLLRANQKEIVRSGKEAFCLANTDAIDYTVKNANWHPNNTDLSTACGQQSSLSVREVLDVGSGDTYTQYRPGQSFDVTDLPNGTYYIQVIANPEKRLHETNLNNNVALRKVVLSGTKGARKVTVPAHDLINAP from the coding sequence ATGACAAGACATCACCGCAATCGTCTATGGCGTTCGGCGCTCGCCGCCTCCGCGGCATTCACCGTGATCGCCGGTGTGGCCGGTGCCGCGCCCGTCGAAGGAAAGGCGGAGTCCTCTCCCAAGCTCCGTCTGATAGCCGCCTCCAATGCGGTGACGCTCGACCGGTGGGAAGGCGAAGGCGAATCGGGGGTCTACCTGGACCTTGGTACGTATGTCACCGCCGAGGGCGGCCCCCTCGAGTTCAACGTGACGCGCAAGTCCTACAAGGACCCCGTTGTCGCCAAGCAGATCATCCGCGAAGGCAAGAAGACCCGGACCCGAACTCTTCCGGCCGGTCTGGTGAAAGACTTCTCCGGCCTGTCCGGCTTCATCCAGATCACGCTCACCGACGCGAGCGGCAAGCGAGTGGTGAACCGGACGGAGACGTTCTGTCCGAACAACGCGTCCGGACGCGTCCGCCCCGACGCCCCGGCCAAGTCCAAGTATCCCGAGAGCTGTCCCACGAACCCCTTCACACTCGGCTCGGTGTGGGGCGTGGAGAACGGCTGGGCGTCCAACACCTACGCGGGCTACTACTCGAACCCGGTCGACGTTCCGGCCGGGGAGTACACCGCCAAGGTGTCCGTGACCAAGCGATACCGCGACCTGTTCAATCTGCCGAACGAGCCGAAGACACTCAAGGTGTCCGTACGCGAACGCGAGCCGGAGGGCGAAGGTGCGCGCGCATCGGCCCACGGCTCGCACGGTTCCATGGCGTCCGGACACTCCGGCCATGGAGCGGGGGCACCCGGGCAGGCGACGGGGCACGCCTATCACGAGGGCCGCGGCGCCGACGCCCCCGCGCCGCCCGCACTTCCGTACGCGCTCAAGGCCGGCCGCACGGCGCACCTGGGCGACGGTCCCGGCCACACCGACGGCTCCCGGATCGCGCCCGCGCTCAAGCCCAACGCGAAGCGCCCCGCCGGCCGGGCGAGCGTGCCGAACGTCCCCAAGCCCGACCTTCGCTCACTGCCGGCCTGGGACATCGGCATCTCTGACGGAGAGGACGGAGACGTCCCCGGCAAGGACTACATGGTCTTCAGCGCCAACGTGTGGAACGCGGGCCCCGCGCCGCTGGTCGTGGACGGCTTCCGCAGCCCGGGCAAGGACCTGATGGATGCCTATCAGTACTTCTACGACGCCAAAGGGAAGCAGGTCGGCTACTCGCCCACCGGCACCATGGAGTGGGACCCGCGGGTGGGTCACGAGCACTGGCACTTCACCGACTTCGCCAGCTACCGGCTGCTCCGCGCCAACCAGAAGGAGATCGTGCGCAGCGGCAAGGAAGCCTTCTGCCTCGCGAACACCGACGCCATCGACTACACGGTGAAGAACGCCAACTGGCACCCGAACAACACCGATCTGTCCACCGCCTGCGGCCAGCAGAGCTCACTCTCCGTACGGGAAGTGCTCGATGTCGGCTCCGGCGACACGTACACCCAGTACCGTCCCGGCCAGTCCTTCGACGTGACCGATCTGCCGAACGGCACCTACTACATCCAGGTGATCGCCAACCCCGAGAAGCGGCTCCACGAGACCAACCTGAACAACAACGTGGCGCTTCGTAAGGTCGTCCTGAGCGGCACGAAGGGCGCCCGTAAGGTGACCGTCCCTGCCCATGACCTGATCAACGCCCCCTGA
- a CDS encoding NADPH:quinone oxidoreductase family protein has product MQAWRVHRNGEPSEVMRLEEVDRPTPGEGQLLLKVRAANINFPDALLCRGQYQIRPPLPFTPGVEICGETEDGRRVIANPALPNGGLAEYVVADAAAVLPAPEALDDAEAAALHIGYQTGWFGLHRRAHLQAGETLLVHAAAGGVGSAAVQLGQAAGARVIGVVGGAEKARVARELGCDVVIDRREDDIVAAVKEATGGRGADVVYDPVGGDAYAKSVKCVAFEGRIVIVGFASGAIPTPALNHALVKNYSIVGLHWGLYNQKEPSAIRDCHEELTKLAAQGVIKPLISGRFAMKDAADAVQRVADGTTTGRLVVIPEGEAR; this is encoded by the coding sequence ATGCAGGCATGGCGAGTGCACCGGAACGGCGAGCCGAGCGAGGTGATGCGGCTCGAAGAGGTGGACCGGCCCACGCCCGGTGAGGGGCAGCTGCTGCTGAAGGTCCGCGCGGCGAACATCAACTTCCCCGACGCGCTGCTCTGCCGGGGCCAGTACCAGATCCGCCCGCCGCTGCCCTTCACGCCGGGCGTGGAGATCTGCGGCGAGACCGAGGACGGCCGCCGGGTGATCGCCAACCCCGCGCTGCCGAACGGCGGACTCGCCGAGTACGTCGTCGCCGACGCCGCGGCGGTGCTGCCCGCACCCGAAGCCCTGGACGATGCCGAAGCGGCCGCACTGCACATCGGCTACCAGACGGGCTGGTTCGGACTGCACCGCCGCGCGCACCTCCAGGCGGGAGAGACGCTGCTCGTGCACGCGGCCGCGGGCGGCGTCGGCAGCGCCGCCGTCCAGCTCGGCCAGGCGGCGGGCGCCCGGGTGATCGGTGTCGTCGGCGGCGCGGAAAAGGCGCGCGTGGCCAGGGAGTTGGGCTGCGATGTCGTCATCGACCGCCGGGAGGACGACATCGTCGCCGCGGTCAAGGAAGCCACCGGCGGCCGCGGTGCCGACGTCGTCTACGACCCGGTCGGCGGCGACGCCTACGCCAAGTCCGTGAAGTGCGTCGCCTTCGAGGGCCGCATCGTGATCGTCGGCTTCGCCAGCGGCGCGATCCCCACCCCTGCCCTCAACCACGCGCTGGTGAAGAACTACTCGATCGTCGGCCTCCACTGGGGCCTGTACAACCAGAAGGAGCCGAGCGCGATCCGTGACTGCCACGAGGAGCTGACCAAGCTCGCCGCGCAGGGCGTGATCAAGCCGCTGATCAGCGGGCGCTTCGCCATGAAGGACGCCGCGGACGCCGTCCAGCGGGTCGCCGACGGCACTACCACGGGCCGCCTGGTCGTCATCCCGGAGGGAGAGGCCCGATGA
- a CDS encoding helix-turn-helix domain-containing protein codes for MEDEAGLDAVLGEVGPRLRRIRHERGATLGALSAATGISVSTLSRLEAGRRKPSLELLLPIARAHQVPLDELVGAPPVGDPRVRAKPIVRGGRTMLPLTRQPGGLQAYKVVQQPSADEPDPRTHDGYEWLYVLSGRLRLRLGEHDVVLGAGEAAEFDTRVPHWFGAAGERPVEFLSLFGPQGERMHVRARPKRG; via the coding sequence ATGGAAGACGAAGCAGGGCTGGATGCCGTACTGGGCGAGGTGGGGCCGAGGCTCCGCAGGATCAGACACGAGCGCGGGGCAACCCTCGGCGCGCTCTCCGCCGCGACCGGGATCTCCGTGAGCACCCTGTCCCGGCTGGAGGCAGGCCGCCGCAAGCCGAGTCTTGAGCTGCTGCTGCCCATCGCCCGGGCCCACCAGGTCCCGCTCGACGAGCTCGTCGGCGCGCCGCCGGTCGGCGATCCTCGGGTCCGGGCCAAGCCGATCGTCCGCGGCGGCAGGACGATGCTGCCGCTGACCCGCCAGCCGGGCGGCCTCCAGGCGTACAAGGTCGTGCAGCAGCCCAGCGCCGATGAGCCGGACCCGCGGACACATGATGGCTACGAATGGCTGTACGTCCTCTCCGGCCGGCTGCGCCTGAGACTCGGCGAGCACGATGTCGTGCTGGGCGCGGGTGAGGCGGCCGAGTTCGACACGCGTGTGCCGCACTGGTTCGGCGCGGCGGGGGAGAGGCCCGTGGAGTTCCTGAGCCTGTTCGGCCCGCAAGGCGAGCGGATGCACGTACGAGCCAGGCCGAAGCGCGGCTGA
- a CDS encoding substrate-binding domain-containing protein, whose amino-acid sequence MAVRTDVRQQRIHHRTRRSGGRWRWPESWSWTARPAIPSYASCAPAAWVDNDHRATTRQVLDHLADQGARRIALMAGPGDEHYTRSCLAAYLRWCTEHDSEPCTIPLTAEDEEGRLLDPLLSGPRRPDGIYGIYDPCGRQVLASAARCGSRVPDDLLVVCASEDPAYAVAEPPLSTVSLAPKDTVALAVSALVDLIERPQHRPEPVIVPARLQIRASSTRMPVQG is encoded by the coding sequence GTGGCGGTCCGCACCGATGTACGGCAGCAGCGCATCCATCACCGGACGAGACGGTCTGGCGGTCGATGGCGGTGGCCGGAGTCCTGGTCCTGGACAGCCCGGCCGGCGATCCCGTCGTACGCGTCCTGCGCGCCCGCGGCCTGGGTCGACAACGATCACCGCGCCACAACGCGCCAGGTCCTCGACCATCTTGCGGACCAAGGCGCACGCCGCATCGCCCTGATGGCCGGTCCCGGCGACGAGCACTACACCCGCAGCTGTCTGGCGGCCTACCTGCGCTGGTGCACCGAACACGACAGCGAACCGTGCACGATCCCGCTGACGGCGGAAGACGAGGAGGGCCGCCTCCTCGACCCGCTGCTGTCCGGCCCGCGGCGCCCCGACGGGATCTACGGCATCTACGATCCGTGCGGCCGCCAGGTACTGGCATCGGCCGCCCGCTGCGGAAGCCGTGTGCCCGACGATCTGCTGGTGGTGTGCGCGAGCGAGGACCCGGCCTATGCCGTCGCCGAACCGCCGCTGTCCACCGTGTCGCTGGCCCCGAAGGACACGGTGGCGCTGGCGGTCTCGGCGCTGGTCGACCTCATCGAGCGGCCGCAGCACAGGCCGGAGCCGGTGATCGTGCCCGCTCGCCTGCAGATACGGGCCTCGTCGACGCGGATGCCGGTTCAGGGCTGA
- a CDS encoding amidohydrolase family protein — protein MDALLPYIGADRHRLLYPARSLQRYGAVLSGGSDWPVDPLGPWNQIRTAIDREGEVAEQGALYPELEGLDRSTALRMHTAGSAYQLRLEGRTGTLTPGKAADLVVLDRDVTRVPVKELSDTRVRLTLVGGEVVHELDSAVAKTLPTPTATPTRPASLTRVHGGRHGACGCTPVT, from the coding sequence ATGGATGCGCTGCTGCCGTACATCGGTGCGGACCGCCACCGGCTGCTCTACCCGGCGCGCAGCCTGCAGCGGTACGGAGCGGTGCTGTCGGGCGGTTCGGACTGGCCGGTGGATCCGCTCGGCCCCTGGAACCAGATCCGCACCGCGATCGACCGCGAGGGCGAGGTGGCCGAACAAGGCGCGCTGTACCCGGAGTTGGAGGGACTCGACCGGTCGACGGCGCTGCGGATGCACACGGCGGGCTCCGCGTATCAACTGCGACTGGAAGGACGCACCGGAACCCTGACGCCCGGGAAGGCCGCCGACCTGGTGGTCCTCGACCGCGATGTCACCCGGGTGCCGGTGAAAGAGCTCAGCGACACCCGCGTACGGCTGACGCTGGTCGGCGGAGAGGTGGTCCACGAGCTGGACTCCGCGGTGGCGAAGACACTGCCGACACCGACCGCCACGCCGACGCGGCCCGCGTCACTGACTCGGGTGCACGGCGGCCGTCACGGCGCCTGCGGTTGCACGCCGGTGACGTGA
- a CDS encoding alpha/beta fold hydrolase: MTSNRQPGVVLTDRHFTVPLDHTDPAGEQLEIYGREVVSSGRAGAELPWLVYLEGGPGFGARRFVGKQAWLGRAVQEYRVLLLDQRGTGRSAPLNRQTLPLRGGPQAQAEHLARFRADSIVRDCETVRQRLTGAAPWTVLGQSFGGFCATHYLSTAPEGLRAVLVTGGLPSLDAGAEDVYRAAYPRIQRKAEAHYVRYPQDVERARRIAAHLAEHKTVLPGGYTLTPEAFQSLGILLGGGEGSHQLHYLLEDAFVRTSRGYELSDAFQEGVLATLSYAGHPLYAVLHEAIYAQGAEPTDWAAERVRAEFPQFDAATALAGDGPLLFTGESVHPWHFDVDPALRPLRDTAEMLAARTDWAPLYDPARLAANQVPVAAAVYHDDMYVDTAHSLRTARAIRGLRTWVTDEYEHDGVRAGGPRVLDRLLSLARGEL, from the coding sequence TTGACCAGCAATCGCCAGCCGGGGGTCGTCCTCACCGACCGGCACTTCACCGTCCCGCTCGACCACACCGACCCGGCGGGGGAGCAGCTCGAGATCTACGGCCGCGAAGTCGTCTCCAGCGGACGGGCCGGCGCGGAACTGCCCTGGCTGGTCTACCTCGAAGGCGGTCCCGGCTTCGGCGCCCGCCGTTTCGTCGGCAAGCAGGCATGGCTGGGGCGGGCGGTGCAGGAGTACCGCGTACTGCTCCTTGACCAGCGCGGCACCGGCCGTTCCGCGCCGCTGAACCGTCAGACCCTGCCGCTGCGCGGCGGACCGCAGGCCCAGGCCGAGCACCTCGCCCGCTTCCGCGCCGACAGCATCGTCCGCGACTGCGAGACCGTCCGGCAGCGGCTCACCGGCGCCGCGCCCTGGACCGTCCTGGGCCAGAGCTTCGGCGGATTCTGCGCCACGCACTATCTGTCCACGGCGCCCGAGGGGCTGCGGGCGGTGCTCGTCACCGGCGGTCTGCCATCGCTGGACGCCGGCGCCGAGGACGTCTACCGCGCCGCGTACCCCCGCATTCAGCGCAAGGCCGAGGCCCACTACGTCCGCTACCCGCAGGATGTGGAGCGCGCCCGACGTATCGCCGCACACCTCGCGGAGCACAAGACCGTGCTGCCCGGCGGCTACACCCTCACGCCCGAGGCCTTCCAGTCCCTGGGCATCCTGCTCGGCGGCGGGGAGGGCAGCCACCAGCTGCACTATCTGCTCGAGGACGCCTTCGTCCGTACGAGCCGGGGGTACGAACTCTCCGACGCCTTCCAGGAGGGCGTGCTCGCCACGCTCTCATACGCCGGACATCCGCTGTACGCCGTGCTGCACGAGGCGATCTACGCCCAGGGGGCGGAGCCGACCGACTGGGCCGCCGAGCGGGTCCGGGCCGAGTTCCCGCAGTTCGACGCCGCCACCGCGCTGGCCGGGGACGGTCCGCTGCTGTTCACCGGGGAGTCCGTCCACCCCTGGCACTTCGACGTGGACCCCGCCCTGCGCCCCCTGCGCGACACCGCTGAAATGCTGGCAGCGCGCACCGACTGGGCGCCCCTGTACGACCCCGCACGGCTCGCCGCCAATCAGGTGCCGGTCGCCGCGGCCGTCTACCACGACGACATGTATGTCGACACCGCGCACTCGCTGCGCACGGCGCGCGCCATCCGCGGACTGCGCACCTGGGTCACCGACGAGTACGAGCACGACGGGGTGCGGGCGGGCGGGCCGCGCGTCCTCGACCGGCTGCTCTCGCTCGCCCGGGGAGAGCTCTGA